A genomic region of candidate division KSB1 bacterium contains the following coding sequences:
- the fusA gene encoding elongation factor G: MKEITSKDLRNIALVAHGGVGKTSLAEAILFSAGEISRMGTVEDGSTVSDYQADEIERKISISASLMHCHWKDVKVNIIDAPGYADFFGDAVSALRVADLAVVLVDAVSGIAVGTENVMEVITKQGTPHLFFVNREDKEHANFEKTVAALQERFRHNVTVLQFPVGEGVEFRTIVDLVHMKLVTFSTDGSGKYTTAEIPAELKSKADGLREKLVEMVAECDDAILESYFEKGSLSAEEFAKGLKSGILKGALAPVLCGAATKNIGTHLLLDFLATYCPSPADLSPVRGTVPGTGQECTPPVDPAAPLAALVFKTVAEAHLGELSLVRVYTGTLKMGEEVLNATNGSTEKIGQIYAMNGKTRKEVGALVAGDCGALVKLRNTHTGDCLTAKKDPMLLPGIVFPAPVTEVAIVPKSKGDEEKISNGLQALRDEDPSFTVEVNPELRQTILSGQGELHLDVIIKRLKEKFGVDVDVQKPRIPYRETITGKADEKYRHKKQTGGAGQFAEVWMKVEPLPRGAGFEFENQVVGGAISSVFIPSVEKGVRQVLEEGALAGYKIVDVKAIVYDGKEHPVDSKDIAFQIAGREVFKMAFLNAKPILLEPIYDIEVKVPEENMGEVMGDLSSRRGRILGMDSAGHYQIVRAKVPLTELHKYASTLRSITQGRATYSRSFSHYEPLPKELEARVVEEAKAERERERSK; this comes from the coding sequence GTGAAAGAGATTACCAGCAAAGACCTGCGGAATATCGCTCTTGTGGCCCATGGCGGCGTAGGCAAGACCTCGCTGGCTGAGGCCATCCTCTTCTCTGCAGGAGAGATCTCCCGTATGGGCACCGTCGAAGACGGCTCGACAGTCTCCGACTACCAGGCAGACGAAATCGAGCGGAAGATCTCCATAAGCGCCTCACTCATGCACTGCCATTGGAAGGACGTCAAGGTCAACATCATCGACGCCCCAGGCTATGCGGATTTCTTCGGCGACGCAGTGAGCGCCCTGCGGGTGGCCGACCTGGCCGTAGTCTTGGTCGATGCCGTATCGGGCATTGCCGTCGGCACCGAGAACGTCATGGAGGTCATCACCAAGCAGGGAACACCGCATCTTTTCTTTGTGAACCGGGAGGACAAAGAGCACGCCAATTTCGAAAAGACAGTGGCGGCCCTGCAGGAGAGGTTCCGACACAACGTGACGGTGCTCCAATTCCCCGTAGGTGAAGGGGTGGAGTTCAGGACGATCGTCGACTTGGTGCACATGAAGCTGGTCACGTTCAGCACCGACGGCAGCGGCAAGTATACCACCGCAGAGATCCCGGCGGAGCTGAAGAGCAAGGCTGATGGCCTGCGCGAAAAGTTAGTGGAAATGGTGGCCGAGTGCGACGACGCCATCCTGGAGAGTTACTTCGAGAAGGGCTCCCTCTCGGCAGAGGAGTTTGCCAAGGGGCTAAAGTCCGGCATCCTCAAAGGCGCCTTGGCCCCGGTGCTGTGCGGCGCCGCCACCAAGAACATCGGCACGCACCTCCTGCTGGACTTTCTCGCCACTTACTGCCCGTCTCCGGCCGACCTCTCGCCGGTGCGGGGAACAGTGCCGGGCACTGGTCAGGAGTGCACACCACCGGTGGACCCGGCAGCACCACTGGCTGCTTTGGTGTTCAAGACCGTGGCAGAGGCACACCTGGGGGAGCTCTCCCTGGTACGGGTTTACACCGGGACGCTGAAGATGGGCGAGGAGGTGCTGAACGCCACCAATGGCTCCACCGAAAAGATTGGCCAAATTTACGCCATGAACGGCAAGACACGTAAAGAGGTGGGCGCACTGGTGGCTGGCGACTGCGGCGCCTTGGTCAAGCTGCGCAATACCCATACAGGCGACTGTCTCACTGCCAAGAAAGATCCCATGCTGCTGCCGGGCATCGTCTTTCCGGCGCCGGTCACCGAGGTGGCCATCGTCCCGAAGAGCAAGGGCGACGAGGAGAAGATTTCCAACGGACTGCAGGCGCTCCGCGATGAAGACCCCAGCTTCACCGTGGAGGTGAACCCCGAGCTCCGGCAGACCATCCTCTCCGGGCAAGGAGAGCTGCACCTGGACGTGATTATCAAGCGGCTCAAGGAGAAATTCGGGGTCGACGTGGACGTGCAGAAGCCACGCATCCCCTACCGCGAGACCATCACCGGCAAAGCCGATGAGAAGTACCGCCACAAGAAACAGACTGGCGGGGCTGGCCAGTTCGCGGAAGTGTGGATGAAGGTGGAACCTTTGCCGCGCGGCGCCGGGTTTGAGTTCGAGAACCAAGTGGTGGGCGGCGCCATCTCCTCGGTGTTCATTCCCTCGGTGGAAAAGGGTGTACGCCAGGTGCTGGAAGAGGGCGCGTTGGCCGGCTACAAGATCGTGGACGTCAAGGCGATTGTCTACGATGGCAAGGAACATCCGGTGGACTCCAAGGATATCGCCTTCCAGATTGCCGGCCGCGAGGTCTTCAAGATGGCCTTTCTCAACGCAAAGCCGATTCTCCTGGAGCCCATCTACGACATCGAGGTGAAGGTTCCCGAGGAGAACATGGGCGAGGTCATGGGCGACCTCTCCAGTCGGCGCGGGCGCATCCTGGGCATGGACTCGGCAGGACACTACCAGATCGTGCGGGCTAAGGTGCCACTGACGGAGCTGCACAAGTACGCCTCCACCTTGCGCTCCATCACCCAAGGTCGTGCCACCTATTCCCGCTCCTTTTCACATTATGAGCCGCTGCCAAAGGAGCTGGAGGCAAGAGTCGTCGAAGAGGCGAAGGCCGAGCGAGAACGAGAGCGCTCCAAGTAG
- a CDS encoding HIT domain-containing protein, with translation MDTLWAPWRMEYIKATKPRGCIFCTKPRQSDDRRNLIPYRGAHCFVILNYYPYNNGHLMVVPYRHVADLAELTAEEQGEMMALIAQSTRALTVTLKPQGFNIGFNLGKAAGAGVEDHLHCHVVPRWVGDTNYMPILGHTKVVPDALENTCATLAEAFAELSGQKQR, from the coding sequence ATGGACACGCTATGGGCACCGTGGCGGATGGAATACATCAAGGCGACCAAGCCGCGTGGCTGCATCTTCTGCACCAAGCCGCGCCAGAGCGATGACCGCCGCAACCTCATCCCCTATCGCGGCGCGCACTGCTTCGTCATCCTCAACTACTACCCCTACAACAACGGCCACTTGATGGTGGTGCCCTACCGCCACGTGGCGGACCTGGCCGAGCTTACTGCCGAGGAGCAAGGGGAAATGATGGCCCTAATTGCCCAAAGCACCCGGGCCCTGACCGTGACGCTGAAACCGCAGGGTTTCAATATCGGCTTCAACCTTGGCAAGGCAGCTGGAGCTGGCGTGGAGGACCACCTCCACTGCCACGTGGTCCCGCGCTGGGTAGGGGACACCAACTACATGCCCATCCTCGGCCACACCAAAGTGGTGCCCGACGCCTTGGAGAACACCTGCGCCACCTTAGCAGAGGCATTTGCTGAGCTGTCGGGGCAAAAGCAGCGTTGA
- a CDS encoding AMP-binding protein, which yields MPTLTGLFQNTAQRQTEATAIVFNEHRIEYGRLEEAVRRLAKGLKGLGVQPGSRVALLLPNLPHFVISYFGALWAGAVVVPLNILLGREELHQVLVDSGAQVVIAWGGFKNTVLAATSSLPQPVRLVFLGERIPADAQSLTHLIAQSSADEKPAQVQEEDTAAIIYTAGTTGPPLGVELTHANLVSAANMCRTMLLFSPKDRIMAVLPLYHPFAQTAAMNATIDAGAQLVIHHRFRPREILNSIAHNQVTCMAAAPGMLQALLATAQQTDDLSSLKYCLTSGSPLSEELRQQFEERFAQTLVLAGYGLTEAAGIVTSNRLDRERKPGSVGLPMLGVELNIVDSDNRPLRPGEHGEIVVRGPNVMKSYLNRPEETARTLKAGWLHTGDIGMADADHYFYVIARKKEVICKGGFHIYPHEIEQVALGHPAVAEAAAVGVPDPVQGQEVKLHVALKPGATATADELIAFCAEHLEVYKRPKTVQFHQSLPKTPTGRVLRLRLAASSSQGK from the coding sequence GTGCCGACACTGACCGGTCTTTTTCAGAACACTGCGCAAAGACAGACAGAGGCCACGGCCATAGTCTTCAATGAGCACCGCATCGAGTACGGGCGCCTCGAGGAGGCAGTCCGGCGCTTAGCAAAGGGGCTCAAGGGGCTGGGCGTGCAACCGGGTTCGCGCGTGGCTTTGCTGCTGCCCAATTTGCCCCACTTTGTCATCAGTTACTTCGGGGCGCTCTGGGCGGGCGCGGTAGTGGTGCCACTGAACATACTTTTGGGGCGCGAGGAGCTCCACCAGGTGCTGGTCGACAGCGGAGCGCAGGTGGTGATTGCCTGGGGTGGATTCAAAAACACGGTGCTTGCGGCGACCTCTTCCCTCCCGCAACCCGTGCGGCTGGTTTTCCTCGGTGAGCGCATACCGGCCGACGCGCAGAGCCTGACGCACTTGATCGCCCAATCTTCGGCTGACGAGAAGCCGGCCCAGGTGCAGGAAGAAGACACTGCGGCTATCATCTACACGGCCGGGACCACGGGTCCGCCCTTAGGTGTGGAACTGACCCACGCCAACCTGGTCTCGGCAGCCAACATGTGCCGCACCATGCTGCTCTTTTCGCCGAAAGACCGGATTATGGCCGTGCTGCCGCTCTACCACCCGTTCGCCCAGACGGCGGCGATGAATGCCACCATTGATGCGGGCGCGCAGCTTGTCATTCACCATCGCTTCCGGCCCCGCGAGATCCTCAACTCCATCGCTCACAACCAGGTCACCTGCATGGCCGCAGCGCCGGGCATGCTCCAGGCCTTGCTGGCCACTGCCCAGCAGACGGACGACCTGTCGTCGCTGAAGTACTGCCTTACCTCGGGCTCACCCCTGTCCGAGGAGCTTCGGCAGCAATTCGAGGAACGTTTCGCCCAAACCTTGGTCCTTGCGGGCTACGGGTTAACCGAAGCAGCCGGCATCGTCACCAGCAATCGCTTGGATCGCGAGCGGAAACCTGGCTCGGTGGGGCTACCCATGTTGGGCGTGGAGCTCAACATCGTCGACAGTGACAACAGGCCTCTGCGCCCGGGCGAGCATGGCGAGATCGTGGTGAGAGGGCCGAATGTGATGAAGAGCTACCTGAACCGTCCGGAAGAGACCGCCAGGACGCTGAAAGCGGGGTGGCTGCACACGGGCGACATCGGCATGGCGGATGCCGATCATTACTTCTACGTGATTGCCCGCAAGAAGGAGGTCATCTGCAAAGGTGGGTTCCATATTTATCCCCACGAAATCGAGCAGGTGGCGTTGGGGCATCCGGCCGTGGCTGAAGCGGCTGCGGTTGGCGTGCCCGACCCTGTGCAGGGCCAGGAGGTGAAACTGCACGTGGCGCTGAAGCCAGGAGCCACTGCTACTGCCGACGAGCTCATCGCCTTCTGCGCAGAGCACCTGGAGGTCTACAAGCGGCCCAAGACTGTGCAGTTTCATCAAAGCCTGCCCAAAACCCCCACGGGGCGGGTACTCAGGCTGCGGTTGGCGGCAAGCAGCAGTCAAGGCAAATAG